AAAGGGAGGACATAAATCGGGCAAGAGAAAGAAATCTTCGGCTCTTGGATAAGCACGGATAATCTTTTCATGAATATCCTCAGGACTTACAGCTAAATCGAGGGTTTGCAGTGTTTCTAATAATTGATTTTTTGCGATAAGATAAGGTCCCTTGGCTAATTTTCCATAAGAAAATAGAGAGCAGAAAAGTTCTCCCCTTCGTGCATCGGAGAACACCCCCAAGGAGGGGACTTGAGCAAACTGTAAACCTATGGACCATACACTAGGAATGGAAAAAAGAGGGGCTTTTTTGGCTATTCCTAAGCCC
The DNA window shown above is from Methylacidiphilum caldifontis and carries:
- the tsaB gene encoding tRNA (adenosine(37)-N6)-threonylcarbamoyltransferase complex dimerization subunit type 1 TsaB; the encoded protein is MILSIETSSEIGSVALAENRTVVWRSSFKGKRHFSSLFSCLEELSLSTSNIEKILIGIGPGSFSSIRVAIAAAQGLGIAKKAPLFSIPSVWSIGLQFAQVPSLGVFSDARRGELFCSLFSYGKLAKGPYLIAKNQLLETLQTLDLAVSPEDIHEKIIRAYPRAEDFFLLPDLCPPFNDIPFPEPIYLRGPI